A window from Hymenobacter volaticus encodes these proteins:
- a CDS encoding class I SAM-dependent methyltransferase, translated as MAQHGWDAYGVDIADEAVNLAQDNARKANLRITTFVQDDAEFDFGTNRWDLVAFIYSGGRHHVDKVYQSLKPGGLVVIEGFHRDATKQRKIGGNVVFDTDELKKLYTAAGFTIVRYEENVGVGDFGLQQMRLVKLVAQKK; from the coding sequence TTGGCCCAACACGGGTGGGATGCCTACGGCGTTGATATTGCCGACGAGGCCGTAAACTTGGCGCAAGACAACGCCCGCAAAGCCAATCTGCGCATTACCACCTTCGTCCAGGACGATGCCGAGTTCGACTTCGGCACCAACCGGTGGGATTTGGTGGCCTTCATTTATTCCGGCGGCCGCCACCACGTCGATAAAGTGTACCAGAGTTTAAAACCGGGTGGCTTGGTGGTTATCGAAGGTTTCCACCGCGACGCTACCAAGCAGCGCAAGATCGGGGGCAATGTCGTGTTCGATACCGACGAGCTAAAGAAGCTGTACACCGCCGCCGGCTTCACGATAGTGCGCTACGAAGAGAATGTAGGCGTGGGCGACTTTGGATTGCAACAGATGCGGCTAGTGAAGCTAGTAGCGCAGAAAAAGTGA
- a CDS encoding vWA domain-containing protein has product MKKLLLSFLLLPLLQGCADADDSSESPSSGYSLTDAGPGGLGGPGGSGGSGSSNNPGGSSQAGVITAGEWNDLRNWGFWLDVLKRPAWTELPAQWQLYSAERYTLTFTDAAGQPLAGARVTVGPNPAATGVTAGVTDRLGRVELFPTLFQPVGSSAALPIQVSYQGRTFTPAPVPATERQATRVVAATPTVATPVDIMFVVDATGSMGDEINYLKTELRDVVTRAEAQVPAADLRLASVFYRDKGDEYVTRALPFTQNVNQLLTFVQAQGPGGGGDFPEAVDEALSVALQQKWSTEARCRLLFLVLDAPPHDEARTRIQELTRAAARQGIRLIPITASGIDTSTEFVMRTLALSTGGTYVFITNHSGIGNTHLEASVGDYQVEYLNNLLVRLITEYSKS; this is encoded by the coding sequence ATGAAAAAACTTCTTCTCTCTTTTCTGCTTCTGCCGCTATTGCAGGGCTGTGCCGATGCTGATGATAGCAGCGAAAGCCCATCGTCGGGGTACAGTTTAACTGACGCGGGACCGGGTGGACTTGGTGGACCAGGCGGCTCTGGTGGGTCGGGGAGCAGCAACAACCCCGGCGGTTCCAGTCAGGCTGGGGTGATAACGGCCGGTGAGTGGAACGACCTGCGCAACTGGGGATTCTGGCTCGATGTGCTTAAGCGGCCCGCGTGGACGGAGTTGCCAGCGCAGTGGCAACTGTATTCCGCAGAGCGCTATACTCTCACGTTCACCGATGCCGCCGGGCAGCCCCTGGCTGGTGCGCGCGTGACCGTGGGCCCGAACCCGGCAGCAACGGGCGTTACCGCCGGCGTCACCGACCGTCTGGGCCGGGTCGAGTTATTCCCGACCTTGTTTCAGCCGGTGGGCAGTAGCGCAGCCTTGCCGATACAGGTAAGCTACCAGGGCCGGACGTTCACGCCAGCACCCGTGCCGGCTACCGAGCGCCAAGCCACCCGGGTTGTTGCTGCCACCCCAACCGTAGCCACACCCGTCGATATCATGTTTGTGGTAGATGCCACCGGCTCGATGGGCGACGAAATCAACTATTTGAAAACCGAGCTACGCGACGTAGTTACGAGAGCGGAAGCCCAAGTGCCAGCTGCCGATTTGCGCCTGGCCAGCGTGTTTTACCGCGACAAAGGCGACGAATATGTGACCCGCGCACTGCCTTTCACCCAAAACGTAAACCAACTGCTAACCTTCGTGCAGGCCCAGGGCCCCGGCGGTGGCGGCGACTTTCCGGAAGCCGTAGACGAGGCCCTGAGCGTGGCTCTACAACAGAAATGGAGCACCGAGGCCCGCTGCCGCTTGCTGTTTCTAGTACTTGATGCGCCGCCCCACGATGAAGCTCGCACCCGCATCCAGGAGCTTACACGCGCGGCCGCCCGCCAAGGCATCCGGCTTATTCCGATAACAGCCAGCGGCATTGACACCAGCACCGAGTTTGTGATGCGCACTCTGGCTTTGAGCACCGGCGGCACCTATGTATTCATCACCAACCACAGCGGCATTGGCAACACCCACTTAGAAGCCTCAGTAGGCGACTATCAAGTCGAGTACCTCAACAACCTCTTGGTGCGCCTCATCACCGAGTACAGTAAATCGTAA